The genomic stretch ATTTTTGTCTTTAGTCTGAGATTTCCTACAAAGGCATTTTGAGTTCCTACAAATATCAGTTCTTCAAACATGTTGGAATCTTTATTCATTCCCAAAATCAAAGCACCGACGGAATGTCCCAGGCAAAATTTTCTATACGCCGGAAACTGACGTTTGATATATGTTGTTACTGCTTTAAAATCTTTTGAACCCCAAATCCTCATAGATCCATGGAAACCTTTCATATTTTCCGGTTTCGATAATCCTATCCCCCTGTAATCATAGGTAATCACAGTAAACCCCTGTTCCGAAAAGTATTTTGCAAAAGAAAAATATACCTGTTGCTTAACACCCGTTGCTGAATTAATGAGCAATAGTTTTCCATTATTTTTTTCAGGCAGAAAAAGATGAGCAGCCAGGGAGGCATGGTCTTCTGTGGTAAGTATTAGTTTTTCCATAGGATAAAAAGAAAAAATCCACTATAAAAGTGGACATTTTCAGTATATTATTATGTTTAGTTTTAAACTTTCGATATGCCGTAAATAGCTTTAAGAAAAGAAATCTGACATTCTCGGTAAACCAGTCTGTGAACCTTTACTTCCGGAAACCCTTGATGAAACATCATTTCCAAACTTTACACAGTCTTCAACAGAATTTCCATGGCAAAGTGCGATCGCAAATCCTGAAGTAAATGCATCCCCCATTCCCATCTTATAAACATTTTTTTCTTTATTCTTCCTGTAATACTTCATTTCTGTACCGTCAAAATAAATGGTAGAATTGGTATCATCTCTTACGAATACTTTATTAAAGTATTTCTTAAGAACTTCCTCTCTTTTTTCTTCACCAAAAATAATGAACAGTTCATTACTTTTAGCCACGATAAAGTCTACCACTTCCAAAATTTCATCACTCACCCTCATCGCAGGAGAAGCATACAGTCCTACTTTTTTACCATATTTTTTGGCTTTCCTCACTGTATATTCCACAACCTCCATCGAAACCTCAAGTTGTACAAGGACAAGATCAGACGTATGGAAATAGCGGTCCGCCTCATCAATATGGGATGTATTAAGATATTTATTGGCTGCAGGAACGACCACTATAGCGGCATTTCCCTCAGAAGTAGTTACATAAGCGGTCCCCGTTGACTCTTTATCTGTTTCATGTACAAAACCTACATTCACATTTTCACTTACCAAATTTCTCATGATCTGCTGTCCAAGAGGATCCATGCCAACACAACCTATAAAATAAACACTGGCTCCCAATCTTGAGGTTCCTACTGCCTGGTTAGCTCCTTTCCCACCAAAATAACTTTCTGAGTTAACAGCCAGAACGGTTTCGTTAGGTAAAGGAAGTTTATCGGTTTCCAAAACAAGATCTATTGAGGAGCTGCCTACGACGATAATTTTTGGTTGTTCTGATGAGAAATTCATTGTGTTTGATATTAGTTTAAAAATTATAACAGACTAAATTCCGTGCCAAAAATAACTAATTTTACCTAACTTATTTCAATAAATTCTGTAATAATCTTCACTGGTGATTGATTTTTATCAAAAGCAATATAACTGGCATAAAAACCTTCCCCATATCCAGTCTCAAAAGCCAATATAGTCCCAGGGTGCGTTTCTGAAGGTTTTAAAAATGCATACTGATCTATTGCTCCATTCTCATCAAAGAAATATCCATGGAAAAATTCTTCGTAGATTCCCATGAAGTCCCCCCCTTTGTTATGATAAAGTTTCTGTTCCAATTCATTCAGGCTATTTTGAGTATCCACATCCATAAAACAACCCATACCGCTTTCTACAGGATATCCAAAAACTTCACCTTCCGCCAGTTCCTTTATATTTTGTCCAGCAGTAGTAGCCAGCTTCCAGTCTGTAATTTCTGCAGTATTGAAAATAATTTCTGCATAAGCCACACAATTGCTCTCTCTCTCTTTATGTAACATCACAGAGAATTCTCCTTGGGGAAACTCTGTAGAGAATGGAAGCATATCATTGGTAATTAAAGGGTCACAGGCCACTAGCTTTCCACTGGAAAGGTAGATCTTCCCTACTTCAAAACTTTCTATCAAAGGGCTTTCTACAAAGTCCTTCGAAAATAGCTTCTTAATGTTTTCTATATGTGTCATTTTACTGTATTACTTATTCTCAGTATCAGGACGAGCAGAATCAAAGCTTTTGATATTTATTATCAGAGTGATATTTGTTTTGGACAAACAGACAACTCTTTTAATTTATCTATCATTAATTATAGCTTCCTTTTTCTTTCTACTTCAACTTTTACTTGTTTTCAAACCCTATGGCTTGAATAATGTCATTAAATACATAAAAGAAGACAAGTTCAACCAGTCTTCTTTTATAAAGTATAATTTTCAGGAATTTGCTTGACTGATATTGAGAAAGTCTAATCTCAATATCACTCGTAACTCCTGTAATAAAAGTTTTTGGAACATCTTAAAATATATCCGGAATCCTGTTTCATCTCATATTAAAAAGGGCTCCGTTCAACCTGATATTCCTACAACTTCTATCATTATTGGTTTATTACAAACTTTTCAGCTTCTCTTCAAGGATCGCAATCTTGTCAAGAGCATCTTTTTGTTTCTTACGCTCTACCTCTACAATTTCAGGTTTAGCATTAGCCACAAACTTTTCGTTGGAAAGTTTTTTATCTACTGAAACTAAGAATCCTTTCAGATACTTTAATTCTTCTTCAGTTTTAGCTTTTTCTTCTCCTAAATCTAAGTTTTCACTTAAAGGAATAGAAACTTCCGTTGCACCAACAAGGAATGTAAAGCTTGGCTTATCTGTTTTCTGCCCGAAATGGATTTCAGAAACGTTAGCCAGTTTTCTTACTACCGCTTCGTTTGCGAATTCAGTAGCATTGGTATAGATTTCAGCAGCTTCTCTTGGAGAAATTCCTTTTGTCTGACGGTAATTTCTAACTCCAGAGATAAGCTCTGCCGCAGTTTCAAAGTTTTTAATGATCTTCTCGTCAAATGCATCTGCTTCCTTCTGCTGGGCAACCACTAAAGCTTCTTCAATATTCCTTTCTGAAATCGTCTGCCATAATTCTTCTGTCAGGAAAGGCATGAACGGGTGAAGTAATTTCATCAGCTCTTCAAAGAAGTAGATTGTTTTATTGTAAACTTCTTTGGAAATACCTTCTCCGTAGTTAGGTTTGATAGCTTCCAGATACCAACCACAAAAATCATCCCAAATTAACTTGTAGATCAAATGAAGGGCATCAGAAATTCTGAATTTCTCAAACTGATCGTTGATCTCAACAATCGTTTTATTTAATTTGTTTTCAAACCATTCGATTGCCTGATGATCTGTAGCAATAGCCGGCTTATCTTCATGATTCCACATATTGATCAAACGGAAAGCATTCCAGATCTTCGTCATGAAGTTTCTTCCCTGAAGCATTAAATCTTCATCAAAAAGAAGGTCATTTCCTGCTGCAGAACTTAATAGAATTCCTACACGAACTCCATCAGCTCCATATTTATCCATCAGTTCAAGCGGGTCCGGAGAGTTTCCTAAAGATTTTGACATCTTTCTTCTCTGTTTGTCTCTTACAATCCCTGTAAAATAAACATTTTTAAACGGAACTTCTTTTCTGTACTCCAATCCGGCCATAATCATTCTGGCTACCCAGAAGAAAATAATATCCGGTCCTGTAACCAGGTCAGAGGTTGGATAGTAGTAGTTGATATCTTTATTTTCCGGGTCAAGCAATCCATCGAATACAGACATTGGCCATAACCATGAAGAAAACCAGGTATCTAATGCATCATCATCCTGTCTAAGACCTTCAATGGTCAATGCCTGATTTCCTGTTTTTTGTTTTGCTAATTCTAAAGCTTCTTCTTTCGTTTCAGCAACTACAAAATCTTCATCTCCTTCACCATAATAATATGCAGGGATCTGCTGTCCCCACCAAAGCTGACGGGAGATATTCCAGTCACGGATGTTTTCCATCCAGTATTTGTAAGTATTTTTAAACTTATCCGGATAGAATTTCACTTCATCATCCATGACTACATCCAGTGCAGGCTTAGCAATTTCAGACATTTTCAGGAACCATTGTACTGAAACTTTAGGCTCAATAACAGCTCCTGTTCTTTCAGAAGTTCCTACTTTATTAACGTAATCTTCTGCTTTCAGTAAAAGATTTTTTTCTTCTAATTCTTTGGCGATCTGCTTTCTTACATCAAATCTGTTTTGTCCTGCATAATGAAGACCATGCTCGTTAAGATTTCCGTCATCATCTAATGCATCAATCATTTTCAGTTGATGTTTCTGTCCAATCTCATAGTCATTTATATCGTGTGCAGGAGTAATTTTTAAAGCTCCTGTTCCAAATTCGATATCAACATATTCATCCTCAATGATAGGAATTACCCTGTCAACGATAGGTACAATTACATTTTTACCTTTTAGATGAGCATATCTTTCATCGTTAGGATTGATACATACTGCAGTATCCCCGAAAATAGTTTCAGGACGTGTGGTTGCTACAGAAAGGAACTCTTCTGAACCTTCAATCTTATATTTAAGGAAATATAGTTTTCCGTTCTGCTCTTTAAAGATTACCTCTTCATCTGAAATATTGGTCTTTGCTTCCGGATCCCAGTTTACCATTCTGTATCCTCTGTAGATTAATCCTTTATTATAAAGATCTACAAAGCTTTTGATAACCTGTTGTGAAAGCTTATCCTCCATGGTGAAACGAGTTCTGTCCCAATCACATGAACACCCTAGTTTTTTAAGCTGCTCAAGGATTGTTCCTCCATATTTATTCGTCCATTCCCAAGCGTGCTCAAGGAATTGTTCACGGGTAATATCAGACTTATTGACTCCTTCAGACTTCAGTTTAGCAACAACTTTAGCTTCGGTAGCAATGGAAGCGTGATCTGTTCCCGGAATCCAACAAGCATTAAACCCGCGCATTCTTGCACGACGGACCAGAACATCTTGAATGGTATTGTTCAACATATGTCCCATGTGTAATATCCCCGTCACGTTTGGCGGTGGAATGACCACGGTATATGGTGGTTTGTCATTAGGTTCTGAGTGGAAATACTTATTTTCCAACCAGTAATTGTACCATTTTTGTTCTGTTTCCTGTGGATTGTACTTTTCTGAAATCTGCATAAATTCTATTTCTTTGGCTTGCAATTTGCAAAAATAGTCTAAAGAAAAAAATTTTTAAGCATGAATTAAAATAATTTTTAACTTTGTTTCACAAAATTTATCTAACAAACATATTAACATTCAAGAATATGAAGAAATTAATCGCAGGAATTGCATTATTCGGAACATTTGCTCTTGCATCTGCACAAACTATTACGTTTGATAAAACTACTTTCGACTATGGTAGCATTAAGCCTAGTTCTGATGGTACAAGATTCTTTACAGTAACCAACACTGGTGATAAGCCTTTGATCATTTCAAATGTAAAACCATCTTGTGGATGTACAACTCCTGAATTCAGCCAGGATCCGATCATGCCAGGAAAATCTGCTAAGATCAAAGTTGGGTACAACACTGCCCTTACAGGAGGATTCAACAAAATGATCGAAGTTTTCTCTAACGACCCTGCTAACAGCAGAAGTGTAATCTACATCAAAGGAAACGTAGATGCTAACGCTCCTGAACCAAAAGTATTAACACCTGCTGAGCAGAAAGAAGCTGCAAAAGCTGAGAAAAAAGCTGCAAAAGTTGCTAAAAAAGCTGCTACGAAGTAATTCTCTACTTAAAAAATAAAAAAACCGTCTCCATGGAGACGGTTTTTTTATTATATTTATTCTGGCAGATGTAATAATGCGACTCATTTCTTTAGGTTTTGGCTAAAGCCAATGGAGTATTATTAAACTTATCTGATCGGCCGGGCTAAAGCTAGCCCTATTGATAGTACCCGACAAATACAGAAATCTAACAACAAGAACTTTTTACTTTTATCTTTAAATAAAAAATATATGGACACCAATTTCTCAGATGACTTTAAGGTAACCGGAAAATTCTCAATTAAAAAAGCTTCCACATCTTACAAAGGAAAGCTTACCAAAGAAGAAGGGACACAATTATTAATCCAGGAAAAAGAAAAACTTCGTGAGCTTCAGGAAAGACTTTATGCTGATGGAAGTCAATCTCTTCTGGTTGTACTTCAGGCTATGGACGCTGCCGGGAAAGACAGTATGATAGAACATGTTTTTGGAGGAGTAAATCCCCAGGGATGTAATGTAACCAGTTTTAAAACGCCCAGCTCAAAAGAATATTCCCACGATTTTCTGTGGAGGCACTACCTGGCTTTGCCTCAAAAAGGAATGATCGGAATTTTTAACCGTTCTCACTACGAAAGTGTTTTAGTATGTAAAGTTCATCCTGAATATAACCTGAGTGAAAAAACATGGTCTTCTGTAAAAGATTTTGATGATAAATTCTGGGAAAACCGCTATGAAAGCATTAGAAATTTCGAAAAACATCTTGCTCAAAACGGAACAACCATTATCAAAATTTTTCTGAATGTTTCTAAAGAGGAGCAAAAGAAAAGACTTCTGGACAGGATTAACGAACAGGAAAAAAACTGGAAGTTTTCTGCAGGAGATCTCCCGGAAAGGGCATTATTCGATCAGTATATGGAAGCTTACGAAACAGCAATTAACGAAACATCAAAAGATCATGCACCATGGTATGTGCTTCCTGCAGACAATAAATGGTTTGCCAGAACAGCAGCTATTCAGATTATTATAGACACATTGGAAAAAATGGATCTCAAATATCCCCAGCTTTCGGAAAAAGACAGATTGGGCTTACAGGAAGCTAAAAAACAACTGGAAAATGAATAAAAAAAACTCAGATGGATCCATCTGAGTTTTTTTATGCTGATAAATTATAATTCTTCAAAAAATCACGAGAAAATCTATAAGCCGGATTCTGTACTTCCGAAGAAGTGCCTGTTATTTATCTAAGTCTTACATTACTGCAAGACTTGAGCTGATTACCCCTCGGTTTTCAGGACGAGCCACCCCTATTTCCATTACTGAAAAGAACCGATATACTTACCATTGCACCGCAAAGAGTTTACCTGGTTTCACTACAGCCGAACTGTACTTGCTTTCTGTTGCACTTGTCCTACCCTCACGGGTGACGGATGTTATCCGCTTTGCTGCTCTATGGTGTCCGGACTTTCCTACCTCCCATAATGGGAAATCAACAAGCCGATTTTCTCGCGGATGCAAAGATACATAAATTTTGTGGTAAAAGTACAAGGGAGCGGATGCAGGAAGCTATTGAGGTACCAAGATTTAACCATAAGACATTTTATAGTATTTTTTTAAGCTGTCTGATCAGAGTTTAAGGTTACTGTTAAAATAAATCTCTATAACAACTTCCATCCTCTCACTTCAGGCTTTCTGACATGTTCAGAATTATCTTTGATTTCACTATAATTATTTTCCCCAATTACCACATTATTATTATCTTCGTGGCATTATACATCTATGGATTCCAGAGAAAAAGAATTTGCGCAGCTCATCAAAGATAATCAAGGCCTGATTATTAAAGTATCGCGCTTATATACCAATTCACTGGAAGATGAAGAGGATCTTTTCCAGGAAATTGTCTTACAGCTCTGGAGAAGTTATGACTCATTCAAAGGAAATTCTAAAATTTCAACATGGATGTACCGTGTAGCGCTTAATACAGCCATTACCCTCTTTAGAAAAAAAAGCAAAAGCCTTCCTACGAATGAGCTGAACATCAACCACAAAGATTTTGTAGAAGATGATGATGAAAAACAGCAACAGATTTCGCTTCTGTATACTGTAATCAAGACTCTTCCTAATGTAGAAAGAGCCATTGTCATGATGTATCTGGACGATCTGCCTTACAAGGACATTGCAGAAAACCTCGGAATCACCGAAGTTAATGCACGTGTGAAAATGAACAGATTAAAGAAAACCCTTAAAGAACAGATGGAAAAATATGCCTGAATTTGATTTAGATAGCTTTAAAAAGACCTGGCAGGAACAACCTGTACAGCCTAAATATGATAACAGCGAGATTCGTCAAATGCTGAATAGAAAATCACGTAATTATGTAAAGTATATTTTCTGGATCAGTGTTTTTGAGTTCCTGTTCTTTTCTGTTTTAGGCTTATTCTATTTCTTTCAGGATGATGAATCTGACGGCTTCCGTAAAATCCTGGAAAAACTAGGGACCCATGAAGCTCCGGAAGTGGAAAATAATTTCAGTCATTTTTATTTGGCCATTAAAATCCTGAGTGTCCTGATTACAGCATATTTTGTATTGAAATTCTACCAGAATTACCGTAAAATAAAGATTGAGGAAAACCTCAAAGGCCTCATTACGAGAATTATCAGCTTCAAAAAAACAGTCAATGCTTTTATTCTGATCAGTATTGTATTGCTGCTTACCTTTACCTTTGTATTGGTTGCTTTTATCTTTTACACCCTGAATTCTCAAAATATACAGCCTTCCGGTTCCGATCTTACGGTCACTATTGTTGCCATTCTCATCAGTACCTTTTTGGCCATATCTATGATTTGGGTCTATTACAGGTTGGTATATGGAAGCATCATCAAAAAGCTTGACAAAAATCTGAAACAGCTTAAAGAAATAGATTCTCAGGAAAATTAGTATTCATAGGCTTAGTTAAAGATTTTATTGTTAATTTTATTTCACCAAATCTTTTTACTATGCCTTTATCTTATGTTTATGGAGCATCTGAGGTTCCATTATTAGGACAGACTATTGGAGGAAATCTTAAAAGTACTGTCGAAAAATTTCCTAACCAAGAAGCTCTTGTCTGCGTTCATCAGGGGTATCGAGCTACTTACCAGGAATTTTACAATCAAACAACTGCTATTGCCAAAGCATTGATATTTTTAGGTGCAAAAGCTGGTGACAGAATAGGAATCTGGGCTTCCAACCGTTATGAATGGGTACTTTTACAGTATGCTACTGCCAGAATCGGAACCATTTTAGTCAATATTAATCCTGCTTACAGAACCCATGAGCTTACGTATGTGCTCAATCAATCGGAAGTTCGTTTTATTTTTTCTTCCTTAAGCTTTAAAACCAGCAACTATAAAGAAATGATTGAATATGCCAAAGAAGTCTGTCCCACTTTAGAGCATGAAATTTTCTTTGATGATAATTGGGAAGCCTTCGTAAACAATGGTCAGGAGATTTCTGATGAAGTTCTTCATAGTTTTGAAGAGCATGTACAGTTTGATGATCCTGTTAATATTCAATATACCTCAGGAACCACCGGCTTCCCAAAAGGTGTTACACTCTCCCATCATAACATTTTAAATAACGGATATTTTATCGGTATCCGCTTAAAATATACAGAAAAAGACCGTGTTTGTATTCCTGTTCCTTTTTATCACTGCTTCGGCATGGTGATCGGAAATATATGCTGTACAGCTCATGGTGCCTGTATGGTTATTCCTAATGATAGTTTTGACCCTGATATTACCTTAAAGGCTGTTTCGGATGAAAAATGTACTTCTCTATATGGTGTTCCTACTATGTTTATCGCTGAACTTGCTGTAAAAGATTTTGATTCTTATGATTTTTCAAGCTTAAGGACTGGTGTAATGGCAGGCTCTGTATGTCCTCCGGAAATCATGAAGAAAGTAGAAAACCTGATGAATATTAAAGAAATGAGCATCTGCTATGGAATGACAGAAACGTCT from Chryseobacterium indologenes encodes the following:
- a CDS encoding alpha/beta hydrolase family protein; its protein translation is MEKLILTTEDHASLAAHLFLPEKNNGKLLLINSATGVKQQVYFSFAKYFSEQGFTVITYDYRGIGLSKPENMKGFHGSMRIWGSKDFKAVTTYIKRQFPAYRKFCLGHSVGALILGMNKDSNMFEELIFVGTQNAFVGNLRLKTKIEAYLGFGIVQPLTTSLLGYFPANWFGLGESLPKNCAYDWRTLILNKKSTNRLLEKIDDYSKKLTQKVFVVRAEDDVWLTEKGVLSLLNDTYPNLKPTYRLVKTTESEKKEIGHVNFFRSYNHKLWNIILNELID
- a CDS encoding valine--tRNA ligase, with the protein product MQISEKYNPQETEQKWYNYWLENKYFHSEPNDKPPYTVVIPPPNVTGILHMGHMLNNTIQDVLVRRARMRGFNACWIPGTDHASIATEAKVVAKLKSEGVNKSDITREQFLEHAWEWTNKYGGTILEQLKKLGCSCDWDRTRFTMEDKLSQQVIKSFVDLYNKGLIYRGYRMVNWDPEAKTNISDEEVIFKEQNGKLYFLKYKIEGSEEFLSVATTRPETIFGDTAVCINPNDERYAHLKGKNVIVPIVDRVIPIIEDEYVDIEFGTGALKITPAHDINDYEIGQKHQLKMIDALDDDGNLNEHGLHYAGQNRFDVRKQIAKELEEKNLLLKAEDYVNKVGTSERTGAVIEPKVSVQWFLKMSEIAKPALDVVMDDEVKFYPDKFKNTYKYWMENIRDWNISRQLWWGQQIPAYYYGEGDEDFVVAETKEEALELAKQKTGNQALTIEGLRQDDDALDTWFSSWLWPMSVFDGLLDPENKDINYYYPTSDLVTGPDIIFFWVARMIMAGLEYRKEVPFKNVYFTGIVRDKQRRKMSKSLGNSPDPLELMDKYGADGVRVGILLSSAAGNDLLFDEDLMLQGRNFMTKIWNAFRLINMWNHEDKPAIATDHQAIEWFENKLNKTIVEINDQFEKFRISDALHLIYKLIWDDFCGWYLEAIKPNYGEGISKEVYNKTIYFFEELMKLLHPFMPFLTEELWQTISERNIEEALVVAQQKEADAFDEKIIKNFETAAELISGVRNYRQTKGISPREAAEIYTNATEFANEAVVRKLANVSEIHFGQKTDKPSFTFLVGATEVSIPLSENLDLGEEKAKTEEELKYLKGFLVSVDKKLSNEKFVANAKPEIVEVERKKQKDALDKIAILEEKLKSL
- a CDS encoding RNA polymerase sigma factor, translated to MDSREKEFAQLIKDNQGLIIKVSRLYTNSLEDEEDLFQEIVLQLWRSYDSFKGNSKISTWMYRVALNTAITLFRKKSKSLPTNELNINHKDFVEDDDEKQQQISLLYTVIKTLPNVERAIVMMYLDDLPYKDIAENLGITEVNARVKMNRLKKTLKEQMEKYA
- a CDS encoding DUF1573 domain-containing protein, with product MKKLIAGIALFGTFALASAQTITFDKTTFDYGSIKPSSDGTRFFTVTNTGDKPLIISNVKPSCGCTTPEFSQDPIMPGKSAKIKVGYNTALTGGFNKMIEVFSNDPANSRSVIYIKGNVDANAPEPKVLTPAEQKEAAKAEKKAAKVAKKAATK
- a CDS encoding beta-carotene 15,15'-monooxygenase — its product is MPEFDLDSFKKTWQEQPVQPKYDNSEIRQMLNRKSRNYVKYIFWISVFEFLFFSVLGLFYFFQDDESDGFRKILEKLGTHEAPEVENNFSHFYLAIKILSVLITAYFVLKFYQNYRKIKIEENLKGLITRIISFKKTVNAFILISIVLLLTFTFVLVAFIFYTLNSQNIQPSGSDLTVTIVAILISTFLAISMIWVYYRLVYGSIIKKLDKNLKQLKEIDSQEN
- a CDS encoding AMP-binding protein; the protein is MPLSYVYGASEVPLLGQTIGGNLKSTVEKFPNQEALVCVHQGYRATYQEFYNQTTAIAKALIFLGAKAGDRIGIWASNRYEWVLLQYATARIGTILVNINPAYRTHELTYVLNQSEVRFIFSSLSFKTSNYKEMIEYAKEVCPTLEHEIFFDDNWEAFVNNGQEISDEVLHSFEEHVQFDDPVNIQYTSGTTGFPKGVTLSHHNILNNGYFIGIRLKYTEKDRVCIPVPFYHCFGMVIGNICCTAHGACMVIPNDSFDPDITLKAVSDEKCTSLYGVPTMFIAELAVKDFDSYDFSSLRTGVMAGSVCPPEIMKKVENLMNIKEMSICYGMTETSPVSTQTLIGTPLEKQVSTVGTVQDHLEIKIIDESGKILKRGEHGELCTRGYSVMLKYWNDPENTKKVLDDARWMHTGYMAVMDKDGYITISGRIKDLIIRGGENISPKEIEDFLYTYTHILDVQIIGVPSDRFGEEVMAWIKVRKGFNITEQELLDYCKGRIAHYKVPKYWKFVDEFPMTISGKIRKVEMREISMQELGLGSVKS
- a CDS encoding polyphosphate kinase 2 family protein — encoded protein: MDTNFSDDFKVTGKFSIKKASTSYKGKLTKEEGTQLLIQEKEKLRELQERLYADGSQSLLVVLQAMDAAGKDSMIEHVFGGVNPQGCNVTSFKTPSSKEYSHDFLWRHYLALPQKGMIGIFNRSHYESVLVCKVHPEYNLSEKTWSSVKDFDDKFWENRYESIRNFEKHLAQNGTTIIKIFLNVSKEEQKKRLLDRINEQEKNWKFSAGDLPERALFDQYMEAYETAINETSKDHAPWYVLPADNKWFARTAAIQIIIDTLEKMDLKYPQLSEKDRLGLQEAKKQLENE
- a CDS encoding ribokinase; its protein translation is MNFSSEQPKIIVVGSSSIDLVLETDKLPLPNETVLAVNSESYFGGKGANQAVGTSRLGASVYFIGCVGMDPLGQQIMRNLVSENVNVGFVHETDKESTGTAYVTTSEGNAAIVVVPAANKYLNTSHIDEADRYFHTSDLVLVQLEVSMEVVEYTVRKAKKYGKKVGLYASPAMRVSDEILEVVDFIVAKSNELFIIFGEEKREEVLKKYFNKVFVRDDTNSTIYFDGTEMKYYRKNKEKNVYKMGMGDAFTSGFAIALCHGNSVEDCVKFGNDVSSRVSGSKGSQTGLPRMSDFFS
- a CDS encoding DUF4241 domain-containing protein; the encoded protein is MTHIENIKKLFSKDFVESPLIESFEVGKIYLSSGKLVACDPLITNDMLPFSTEFPQGEFSVMLHKERESNCVAYAEIIFNTAEITDWKLATTAGQNIKELAEGEVFGYPVESGMGCFMDVDTQNSLNELEQKLYHNKGGDFMGIYEEFFHGYFFDENGAIDQYAFLKPSETHPGTILAFETGYGEGFYASYIAFDKNQSPVKIITEFIEIS